GGCTGGAAAGGCGGGCTGGTGAGGCTTGAAAAACTTTGGGAATATTTTGTCACTGAAAGAGCGGTTGCAATCGATAAGTGAGAATATGTCACCCTTTTTTCGGGTGAAGTTAAAAGGAAAATATGCGGTTGGAATCGATAGTTCGGTGACGAAAAGTGCCATGGAGTCATCGCATCATAAAAGTCATTGAACCGGAGGAGTACAAAGTGACAAGTAATGACAGGATCATTTTAGATCAGGTTCTGGAGCAAAAACGCCAAGCGGTTGCTCCAACCAGCTTGCGGTCATTTTACTTTGAGATATTTACAGCAGAACAGATTCTCAAGGATTATGACCTTTCATACGATGAAATTGAATCCGGGAATATTGGGGGTGGAGGTGATGGGGGAATTGACTCTTTCTATTTATTTGTCAATGGCGAGCTAATCCAGGAGGATAGTGATTTTTCTGAAATGAAATTGAAGAAGAATATCACAATCGAACTCTATATAATCCAAAGTAAAATTTCCCATGGATTTTCAGAGGCGGCAATAGACAAATATATTTCCGCTACAGATGAGCTTTTTGATCTATCACAGACGATTACGGATCTCAAAACAGTCTATAACAAGAGCCTCCTAGAGACCATTGAAAGATTTAGGAGTATATATCAAAATCTAGCATCAAAATTTCCTCAACTCCATATGCACTATTTCTATGCCACCCTCGGTGATGAGGTTCATCCAAACGTCCAGAGAAAAGTCGATAAGCTTAAGGATGTAATAAAAAAGCATTTCTCCGCTGCCGCCTTTACATTTGAGTTTCTCGGGGCATCTGAATTGCTTATGTTAGCGCGAAGGACACCTTCCAATTCATATGTATTGAATCTATCAGAAAACCCTATTTCCGCGACAGGAGCGGTGGCCTTTGTATGCCTTGTTTCTCTCAAGGATTTCTTTAAATTCATCACTGACTCACAAGGCCACTTAATCAGGTATATTTTTGAAGCTAATGTTAGGGACTATCAGGGTAAGACCGAGGTTAATGATCAAATTCAAACATCTTTACAGGACCAGTCTAGCGAGGATTTCTGGTGGCTAAACAATGGGATCACAATTTTATCAAGTAGAGCCACTCAGAGTGGGAAAGCGCTAACCATTGAGAACCCCGAGATTGTTAATGGGCTGCAAACCTCAACAGAAATTTACAATTATTTCAAAAAATACAATACAGAAAATGAGAAAAGGAATCTGCAAATAAGGGTGATCGTACCAAATGAACCTGAAAGCAGAGATAGAATTATCAAAGCAACGAATAGTCAGACAATCATACCACCAGCGTCCCTTAGAGCCACTGACAAAATCCACAGGGACATTGAAGAATATTTGAAACCGTTCGGATTATACTATGATCGCCGGAAGAATTATTATAAAAATGAAGGCAAACAGATAAACCGTATCATCAGTATACCTCAAATGGCGCAGGCTGTTATGGCAATATCTTTAAAGCGTCCTGATATGGCAAGAGCTCGTCCGTCATCGCTCATAAAAAGAGATGAAGAATATATTAATCTATTCGATTCTAGACAGCCAATAGAAATCTATCGTGCTTGCGCTGAGCTAATGAAACAAGTTGAAGCCTTTTTGAACAATTTGGGGGTTAGTCTCTCTGTTACAGACAAAAATAATATCAAATTCTACATTATGATGTGCGCCTCGCAGGAGGCACTACAAGATTCCGATCCAATGGCTTCTCCCATTGCATCGCTTGCTGGTGTGACATTATCGGAAGAAGTCATGGAGAGTTCATATAATCTCGTTTTGAAAGAATATACCGGCTTGGGTGGAACAGACAAAGTAGCGAAGGGTTCAGAACTATTATCCAAACTGAAGGAGCGGATGCAAGAAAAGTTTCTCCCAAAAACACAGAAGTGACAATTTACAACACAAG
The Thermodesulfobacteriota bacterium DNA segment above includes these coding regions:
- a CDS encoding AIPR family protein, which translates into the protein MTSNDRIILDQVLEQKRQAVAPTSLRSFYFEIFTAEQILKDYDLSYDEIESGNIGGGGDGGIDSFYLFVNGELIQEDSDFSEMKLKKNITIELYIIQSKISHGFSEAAIDKYISATDELFDLSQTITDLKTVYNKSLLETIERFRSIYQNLASKFPQLHMHYFYATLGDEVHPNVQRKVDKLKDVIKKHFSAAAFTFEFLGASELLMLARRTPSNSYVLNLSENPISATGAVAFVCLVSLKDFFKFITDSQGHLIRYIFEANVRDYQGKTEVNDQIQTSLQDQSSEDFWWLNNGITILSSRATQSGKALTIENPEIVNGLQTSTEIYNYFKKYNTENEKRNLQIRVIVPNEPESRDRIIKATNSQTIIPPASLRATDKIHRDIEEYLKPFGLYYDRRKNYYKNEGKQINRIISIPQMAQAVMAISLKRPDMARARPSSLIKRDEEYINLFDSRQPIEIYRACAELMKQVEAFLNNLGVSLSVTDKNNIKFYIMMCASQEALQDSDPMASPIASLAGVTLSEEVMESSYNLVLKEYTGLGGTDKVAKGSELLSKLKERMQEKFLPKTQK